The following proteins are co-located in the Alcaligenes faecalis genome:
- a CDS encoding tyrosine-protein phosphatase, protein MHFHSFCFCSASVAHLTPHCHMQIPLKTVNMGLSPFHQESAVSVSPLPSPVSCPLEGASNFRDIGGYATGSGFFRTGRVYRSDHLADLSRQDLDTLQELGIACSLDFRGAHERKRSPYQYSFLTSHALTVEPTVLPDFLDMLAKGEVDVKAAYGTMNKTYTEFVTGHAATFGRVFDQLLETDTPVVMHCTAGKDRTGFAVALLHRAAGVHPDDVMHDYLLTNQFFRRPNLPDNRGISDEVLDILWGVQPEFLETAFKTIDKTHSNLENFFQHALKLSPARREALLERYTA, encoded by the coding sequence ATGCACTTTCATTCATTCTGCTTTTGCTCCGCCAGCGTTGCCCACCTGACACCGCATTGTCATATGCAGATCCCGCTCAAGACCGTTAACATGGGACTTTCACCGTTTCATCAGGAGTCCGCCGTGTCCGTATCGCCGCTGCCCAGTCCCGTATCCTGCCCTTTAGAAGGGGCCAGCAACTTCCGTGATATTGGCGGCTATGCCACAGGCTCCGGGTTCTTTCGTACAGGCCGCGTCTACCGCTCGGACCATTTAGCGGATTTAAGCCGCCAGGATCTGGACACTCTGCAGGAACTGGGCATTGCCTGCTCACTGGACTTCCGTGGAGCACACGAACGCAAACGCTCTCCCTACCAGTACAGCTTTCTGACCAGTCATGCGCTGACCGTCGAACCCACCGTATTGCCTGATTTTCTGGACATGCTTGCCAAGGGCGAAGTGGACGTCAAAGCTGCCTACGGCACCATGAACAAGACCTACACGGAATTCGTGACTGGACATGCCGCTACGTTTGGACGGGTCTTTGACCAGTTGCTGGAAACCGATACCCCTGTCGTCATGCACTGCACGGCGGGGAAAGATCGCACCGGCTTTGCCGTCGCCTTGCTGCACCGCGCCGCGGGCGTACATCCTGATGATGTGATGCACGACTATCTGCTCACCAATCAATTCTTCCGCCGCCCCAATCTGCCCGACAACCGTGGCATCAGCGACGAAGTACTGGATATTCTCTGGGGTGTGCAGCCCGAGTTTCTGGAAACCGCCTTCAAGACCATTGATAAGACACACAGCAACCTGGAGAATTTCTTCCAGCACGCCTTGAAGCTCAGCCCCGCCCGACGCGAGGCCTTGCTGGAACGCTACACCGCCTAA
- a CDS encoding 2Fe-2S iron-sulfur cluster-binding protein — translation MVQITFASNNDLVVSAAENSNLLRVSIRERGGIPFKCGGGICGTCKCRITEGLDNTDEVKAKEHKHLSEQDLAEGFRMACQTFVRGDVTVTW, via the coding sequence ATGGTTCAGATTACATTTGCATCGAACAATGATTTGGTTGTGTCCGCCGCTGAAAACAGCAATTTGCTGCGGGTATCGATTCGGGAGCGGGGTGGCATTCCGTTCAAGTGCGGGGGCGGTATCTGCGGGACGTGTAAATGCCGCATTACCGAAGGCTTGGACAATACGGATGAGGTCAAAGCCAAAGAGCATAAACACTTGTCTGAGCAGGATCTGGCAGAGGGGTTTCGCATGGCCTGCCAGACGTTTGTACGTGGTGATGTCACGGTGACCTGGTAG
- a CDS encoding ornithine cyclodeaminase family protein codes for MLHLTDSQLHMLLDAPAVQEVLEQAFIEFGQGQAAQQRRVRTQVGDTRLSTLGAVIPGQQVAGAKIYTTVHGKFNFVIVLFDARSGQTLATLDAGAITQWRTAACSVLAAQRGADPQSHTLGVLGLGAQGTAHVQQFCQAFDLRRVLVWSPNVDQERCRKLELDCGVPVLAMRPEEIAVQADILVTASRSREPLFDGRTLKPGCFVAAVGSSLPTARELDDVCLQRAGKIIVEWGEQTLLEAGDLIQAAADCSIQGKVCELSDWLQLDRGQGYDAQGICVYKSVGVAIEDIAVAGLAYRRYQHGKMGQEAVAEHG; via the coding sequence ATGCTGCATTTAACCGATAGCCAATTACACATGTTGCTGGATGCACCTGCAGTACAGGAGGTGCTGGAGCAGGCTTTTATCGAGTTTGGGCAGGGGCAGGCGGCGCAACAACGTCGTGTGCGCACGCAGGTGGGCGATACGCGCTTGTCGACCTTGGGGGCGGTCATTCCAGGTCAGCAAGTGGCTGGCGCCAAGATTTATACGACCGTGCATGGCAAGTTCAACTTTGTGATTGTGTTGTTCGATGCGCGTAGTGGGCAAACCTTGGCAACGCTGGATGCTGGTGCGATCACGCAGTGGCGTACTGCGGCGTGCTCGGTGTTGGCTGCACAGCGGGGGGCAGATCCTCAATCTCACACCTTGGGCGTGCTGGGGCTCGGGGCTCAGGGCACTGCGCATGTCCAGCAGTTTTGCCAGGCGTTTGATTTGCGCCGTGTGCTGGTCTGGAGCCCGAATGTTGATCAGGAGCGTTGCCGCAAGCTGGAGCTGGACTGTGGCGTACCGGTGCTGGCTATGCGTCCCGAAGAGATCGCGGTTCAGGCCGATATTCTGGTGACGGCCAGTCGCAGCCGTGAACCCTTGTTTGATGGGCGTACGCTCAAACCAGGCTGCTTTGTGGCGGCTGTTGGTTCCAGCCTGCCCACTGCGCGGGAGCTGGATGATGTTTGCTTGCAACGGGCAGGCAAGATCATTGTGGAGTGGGGGGAGCAGACGCTCTTGGAGGCGGGGGACTTGATTCAGGCCGCAGCGGATTGCAGCATTCAGGGCAAGGTGTGTGAGCTAAGCGATTGGTTGCAATTGGACCGTGGACAAGGCTACGACGCACAGGGAATTTGCGTGTATAAATCAGTGGGTGTGGCGATTGAAGATATTGCCGTTGCTGGTTTGGCGTATCGCCGTTATCAGCATGGCAAGATGGGGCAGGAGGCGGTCGCTGAACACGGGTAA
- a CDS encoding amino acid aminotransferase, with amino-acid sequence MFEHLQAYGGDPIFRLNEAFHADPRDRKVNLTIGLYYDEQGRLPLLDVARRAEEQWAAKGQPRGYLPIEGLASYRSAVQKLVFGADSKVLQEGRVATIQTLGGSGALKVGGDFLHEAYPNSEMWISDPAWDNHHSIFRGSGIPTHTYRYYDPATRGLDFTGLMEDISVLPEHSIVLLHPCCHNPTGADLSDEQWLQLIPVLQQRKLIPFLDMAYQGFGRSLDEDAFAVRAMVDAGLTFLLANSFSKNFSYYSERCGGLSVVCKSADEADRVLGQLKAVVRRIYSNPPSHGGQAIASVLSDESLLAEWTADVETMRQRIAAMRKRVRDRLKELAPQYDSSYFVKQQGMFCYTGLTKEQIQKLRDDFGVYVLESGRISVPGLNQSNVDYFAESLAAVVA; translated from the coding sequence ATGTTTGAGCATTTGCAGGCCTATGGTGGTGATCCGATTTTTCGTTTGAACGAGGCATTTCACGCCGATCCGCGCGATCGCAAGGTCAACCTGACCATTGGTTTGTATTACGACGAGCAAGGCCGTCTGCCTTTGCTGGATGTGGCTCGCCGCGCCGAAGAACAATGGGCGGCCAAGGGCCAGCCCCGTGGCTATCTGCCTATTGAAGGTTTGGCTTCGTACCGCAGCGCCGTGCAAAAACTGGTTTTTGGTGCCGACAGCAAAGTGCTGCAAGAAGGTCGTGTGGCGACCATTCAGACTCTGGGTGGTTCGGGTGCCTTGAAAGTGGGTGGCGATTTCCTGCACGAAGCCTACCCCAATAGCGAAATGTGGATCAGCGATCCAGCCTGGGATAATCACCACTCCATTTTCCGTGGATCGGGCATTCCTACCCACACTTACCGTTACTACGATCCAGCCACGCGTGGTCTGGATTTCACTGGCCTGATGGAAGACATCTCCGTCCTGCCCGAGCACAGCATTGTCTTGCTGCACCCTTGCTGCCATAACCCCACCGGAGCGGATCTGAGCGACGAGCAGTGGCTGCAACTGATTCCTGTGCTGCAACAGCGCAAGCTGATTCCTTTCCTGGACATGGCTTACCAGGGTTTTGGTCGTAGCCTGGATGAAGACGCTTTCGCCGTGCGTGCCATGGTCGATGCAGGCCTGACTTTCTTGCTGGCCAACTCTTTCTCCAAGAACTTTTCTTACTACTCCGAGCGTTGTGGTGGTTTGTCAGTGGTGTGCAAGAGCGCGGACGAAGCTGATCGCGTCCTGGGCCAGCTTAAAGCCGTGGTGCGTCGCATCTACTCCAACCCGCCTTCGCACGGTGGACAGGCTATTGCCTCCGTCTTGTCCGATGAGTCCTTGCTGGCTGAGTGGACCGCAGACGTGGAAACCATGCGTCAGCGTATCGCCGCCATGCGCAAGCGCGTACGCGATCGCCTGAAAGAACTGGCTCCTCAGTACGACAGCAGCTACTTCGTCAAACAGCAAGGCATGTTCTGCTACACCGGCCTGACCAAAGAGCAGATCCAGAAACTGCGTGACGATTTCGGCGTGTATGTTCTGGAGTCGGGCCGCATCAGCGTGCCGGGTCTGAACCAGTCCAACGTGGATTACTTCGCGGAGTCGCTGGCTGCCGTAGTGGCCTAA
- a CDS encoding 2Fe-2S iron-sulfur cluster-binding protein gives MPTITFHKNGQTHVGEVQENTNLVVRAGIKQFPFPYLTYGCGMGKCAKCACRVLEGAEHLPAANWKEKKQLGERLDQGWRLACQLWITQDIVLEQAEIQEVQ, from the coding sequence ATGCCAACCATTACTTTTCATAAAAACGGCCAGACTCATGTGGGCGAGGTACAGGAGAACACCAATTTGGTGGTCCGGGCAGGGATCAAGCAGTTTCCTTTTCCTTATCTGACCTATGGCTGTGGCATGGGCAAGTGCGCCAAATGTGCGTGTCGTGTGCTGGAGGGGGCCGAGCATCTGCCTGCCGCCAACTGGAAAGAGAAAAAGCAGTTGGGCGAGCGTCTGGATCAGGGCTGGCGGCTGGCGTGTCAGTTGTGGATTACGCAGGACATCGTTCTGGAGCAGGCAGAAATACAGGAGGTGCAGTGA
- a CDS encoding 2Fe-2S iron-sulfur cluster-binding protein, with protein MAHRVDIKETGEQFWVEPQETILQAAQRQGVRIYSDCEFGGCGTCRIQVTRGKVCYEDDCLPMSIADEEHEQGHAAACQARLDADIEISLAAHRDELPDTEQVKAQVHSVERACQGIWRLTLQLPQDVQVQFRPGQYLNILFEDGRARSFSMANADAAQGRIELHVREVEGGRFTQVCLPGLKAGDELLLEMPLGVFYWRERDWRPMVMVATGTGIAPIKAILESLLDKDDCPPVSLYWGMNRPEDLYLAQEIESWADRLCEFRFVPVLSHADESWQGARGYVQQQVCQDEPDLSEHAIYLCGSPVMIEQARGLFKEHGANEQFMYADAFNFQSDTSPAEPSLA; from the coding sequence ATGGCCCATCGTGTCGACATCAAGGAAACCGGCGAGCAGTTCTGGGTAGAACCGCAAGAGACTATCTTGCAGGCCGCCCAGCGCCAAGGCGTGCGCATCTATAGCGACTGTGAGTTTGGCGGTTGCGGTACCTGCCGCATTCAGGTCACTCGCGGGAAGGTTTGTTATGAGGATGACTGCCTGCCCATGAGTATTGCCGATGAAGAACATGAGCAGGGTCATGCCGCCGCCTGCCAGGCTCGACTGGATGCGGATATTGAAATCAGTCTGGCCGCTCATCGTGATGAGCTGCCAGACACGGAGCAAGTCAAGGCGCAGGTACATAGCGTGGAGCGGGCGTGCCAAGGAATCTGGCGCTTGACCTTGCAGTTGCCCCAGGACGTGCAAGTGCAGTTTCGTCCTGGTCAGTATCTGAACATCTTGTTCGAGGACGGGCGTGCGCGCAGTTTTTCCATGGCCAATGCTGATGCCGCACAGGGTCGTATTGAACTGCATGTGCGAGAAGTGGAAGGCGGCCGTTTTACCCAAGTGTGTTTGCCCGGCCTGAAGGCCGGAGACGAGTTGCTGCTGGAGATGCCCTTGGGTGTGTTCTATTGGCGCGAACGCGATTGGCGGCCCATGGTTATGGTGGCAACCGGCACGGGTATCGCACCGATCAAGGCGATTTTGGAATCCTTGTTGGATAAGGATGACTGCCCGCCCGTGAGCCTGTACTGGGGCATGAACCGACCCGAGGATTTGTATCTGGCTCAGGAAATCGAATCTTGGGCAGACCGCTTGTGCGAATTCCGTTTCGTGCCCGTGCTCTCGCATGCTGACGAGAGCTGGCAAGGCGCTCGGGGCTATGTGCAACAACAGGTCTGCCAGGATGAGCCTGACCTGTCCGAGCATGCCATTTACTTGTGTGGCTCGCCCGTGATGATTGAGCAGGCGCGTGGCTTGTTCAAGGAGCACGGTGCCAATGAGCAGTTCATGTATGCCGATGCCTTCAACTTTCAGTCCGATACCAGCCCGGCAGAGCCTTCTCTTGCTTAG
- a CDS encoding heme-binding protein, giving the protein MKKILRLEQREARLMVDAAIAKSKEIGVLETVCVVDEGGYPIVMERMDGARITGAQIAWNKAFTAAGHKRSTHLFTQAPNGPALPGNEAFGIQLSFEGRFAAFVGGYPIVVNGEVIGGIGLSGGNGEQDTAAGVAGLQALAEALKAEGLDVLVQADIKK; this is encoded by the coding sequence ATGAAAAAAATCCTACGTCTCGAACAGCGCGAAGCGCGCTTGATGGTGGACGCGGCGATTGCCAAATCCAAAGAGATTGGCGTGCTGGAGACCGTTTGCGTGGTGGACGAAGGGGGCTACCCCATCGTGATGGAACGCATGGACGGGGCGCGTATTACTGGTGCACAAATTGCCTGGAACAAGGCGTTTACCGCCGCGGGTCACAAACGCTCTACCCATTTGTTCACGCAAGCGCCTAATGGCCCCGCACTGCCTGGTAACGAGGCCTTCGGGATTCAGTTGAGCTTTGAGGGACGCTTTGCGGCCTTTGTGGGCGGCTATCCCATTGTGGTCAATGGTGAAGTCATTGGTGGCATCGGTCTGAGTGGCGGTAACGGCGAGCAGGACACGGCAGCCGGTGTGGCCGGCTTGCAGGCGCTGGCCGAGGCCTTGAAGGCAGAGGGTCTGGACGTGCTGGTTCAGGCGGACATCAAGAAATAG
- a CDS encoding DUF2294 domain-containing protein: protein MAGFSSMGEFKQALTRDYNRINSRIFASGVVTLKIDVLDDRISMLAVHKRQPALQTLSRENAHIADLADLYLIKAFKKEMKQVLVEEYGLDVVAIFKDYDATAQLSSTMVLLQKGV from the coding sequence ATGGCAGGCTTTTCTTCCATGGGCGAATTCAAGCAGGCGCTGACCCGGGACTACAACCGCATCAACAGCCGTATTTTTGCGTCAGGTGTGGTGACACTGAAGATTGATGTGCTCGATGACAGGATCAGCATGTTGGCGGTTCATAAACGCCAGCCTGCCTTGCAAACGTTGAGCCGTGAGAACGCACATATTGCCGATCTGGCCGATCTGTACCTGATCAAGGCTTTCAAAAAGGAGATGAAGCAGGTTTTGGTGGAGGAGTATGGCCTGGATGTGGTGGCCATATTCAAGGACTACGACGCGACAGCGCAGTTGTCTTCCACCATGGTGTTGTTGCAAAAAGGAGTGTGA
- a CDS encoding iron-containing redox enzyme family protein, whose product MEKLLNRDEFRTALETAIKGKSANTSPFSIAWASGKLSREHLARWAENHYHYVGPFADYLAYLYARTPAQYVEAKDFLLANMYEEEIGGDRHTDLLIRFGEACGTTRARIEDPDNMNATTRALQAWCYAIAMREDPVVAVAGLVVGLESQVPSIYRKQTPTLREKYGFTDEEVEFFDLHIVSDEIHGERGYQIVLEHANTVELQQRCLRICEIGAEMRLLYTTSLYNDYVKDEISLQELQLEAA is encoded by the coding sequence ATGGAAAAACTGCTGAATCGCGATGAATTTCGCACCGCATTGGAAACCGCCATTAAAGGGAAAAGCGCCAATACTTCCCCTTTCAGCATTGCCTGGGCCAGCGGCAAATTAAGTCGGGAGCATCTGGCCCGCTGGGCGGAAAACCATTACCACTACGTTGGCCCTTTTGCCGATTACCTGGCTTATCTGTATGCCCGCACGCCCGCCCAGTACGTGGAGGCCAAAGATTTCTTGCTGGCCAATATGTACGAAGAGGAAATTGGCGGTGATCGCCATACCGATTTGCTGATCCGCTTTGGCGAAGCCTGCGGTACGACACGGGCGCGCATTGAAGATCCCGACAATATGAATGCCACCACCCGTGCCTTGCAAGCTTGGTGTTACGCCATTGCCATGCGTGAAGATCCGGTCGTCGCGGTGGCAGGGCTGGTGGTGGGCCTGGAATCCCAAGTGCCATCTATCTACCGCAAGCAGACACCAACTTTGCGTGAAAAATACGGCTTCACGGACGAAGAAGTGGAGTTTTTCGACCTGCACATTGTGTCGGACGAAATCCACGGCGAGCGTGGTTATCAGATCGTGCTCGAGCACGCCAATACCGTGGAACTGCAGCAGCGTTGCTTGCGTATTTGCGAAATTGGTGCCGAGATGCGTCTACTGTATACCACCTCCCTGTACAACGATTACGTCAAAGACGAGATCAGTCTGCAAGAACTGCAGTTGGAAGCAGCCTAA
- a CDS encoding ferredoxin yields MYVVLTSKPGEYRTEPGVGVEIVAAYEYHFQGRFKAVFAIARIQEGSRVRIVEETPNGTVNDIPTRQMEKFATAEQAYEELAGLTQFGSIQAELRQCEVAGHKAGAQAPV; encoded by the coding sequence ATGTATGTGGTGCTAACGAGCAAGCCAGGGGAATACCGAACGGAGCCGGGCGTGGGCGTGGAAATAGTGGCGGCGTATGAATACCATTTTCAGGGTCGTTTCAAAGCGGTGTTTGCCATTGCGCGTATTCAGGAAGGGTCGCGGGTTCGCATTGTGGAAGAGACGCCCAATGGAACCGTCAATGACATTCCTACCCGGCAAATGGAAAAGTTTGCGACAGCCGAGCAGGCTTATGAAGAGCTGGCCGGATTGACGCAGTTTGGCAGCATACAGGCCGAGTTGCGTCAGTGTGAGGTCGCCGGTCACAAGGCCGGGGCCCAGGCCCCGGTATAG
- a CDS encoding MBL fold metallo-hydrolase — protein sequence MNQTRVTVLSGYGGKAPAAILVQACGLRLLLDAGGPLYPGQVCDWYEGLEVDAILVTHDHQDHMGSLSKLPEHIPVYATASTARSLPAGRIWRELPTRGTTYIGDIAVRTGLSGHALGGVWLHLDVGGGLFYSGDFSCESLLFPFDLPPPADLALLDASYGLYDQSHHVAWSILESLLESHPALLPVPPSGRAIEIALWRQQQGFEDWSMDASCYENLTRMISQSSDLLLPGVQQSLRELMPRAATFDAQAHLLLAGEPDGCQGKAGELIREQQARASDPNTEPGDRLLIHTGYVAPHAPRGTHTLCWNVHPRLTDLRWLVDMVQPRYCMPLFTQMHDLPTWRNVIGPALSLDGHWELPATSVGVV from the coding sequence ATGAACCAGACACGAGTGACGGTGTTAAGCGGCTACGGAGGCAAAGCCCCAGCCGCCATTCTCGTGCAGGCATGTGGTTTGCGATTGCTGCTGGATGCGGGCGGGCCCTTGTACCCTGGTCAAGTGTGCGATTGGTATGAGGGGCTGGAGGTGGATGCCATTTTGGTGACGCACGATCACCAGGATCATATGGGCTCCTTATCCAAACTGCCCGAGCATATTCCTGTTTACGCTACGGCCTCGACCGCGCGCAGTCTGCCTGCAGGCCGGATATGGCGTGAACTGCCGACACGCGGTACGACTTATATTGGTGATATTGCCGTTCGTACTGGTTTGTCCGGCCATGCCCTGGGTGGTGTCTGGCTGCACCTGGATGTGGGTGGCGGTCTGTTTTATAGCGGGGACTTTTCCTGCGAATCCTTGCTGTTTCCCTTTGATTTGCCGCCGCCTGCCGATTTGGCGTTACTGGATGCGTCTTACGGTCTGTATGATCAGTCTCATCACGTCGCCTGGAGCATTCTGGAGTCCTTGCTGGAGTCTCACCCTGCCTTGTTGCCGGTACCGCCTTCAGGCCGGGCGATCGAGATTGCCTTGTGGCGTCAGCAACAAGGTTTTGAGGACTGGAGCATGGACGCGTCCTGCTACGAAAACCTGACTCGCATGATCAGCCAAAGCAGTGACTTGTTGCTGCCGGGCGTGCAGCAATCCTTGCGTGAACTGATGCCACGTGCCGCCACGTTTGATGCACAAGCACACCTGCTTTTGGCGGGGGAACCGGACGGTTGTCAGGGCAAGGCGGGAGAGTTGATTCGTGAGCAGCAGGCGCGGGCCTCAGATCCCAATACCGAGCCTGGTGACCGCTTGTTGATTCATACCGGCTATGTGGCCCCGCATGCTCCGCGCGGCACGCACACCTTGTGCTGGAATGTACACCCGCGTTTGACGGATTTGCGCTGGCTGGTGGATATGGTGCAGCCACGTTATTGCATGCCTTTGTTTACGCAAATGCATGATCTGCCCACTTGGCGCAATGTGATAGGGCCAGCCTTGAGCCTGGACGGTCACTGGGAGTTGCCAGCGACCTCCGTAGGCGTGGTTTAG
- a CDS encoding aldehyde dehydrogenase family protein: protein MDNLKDVVFDNYINGQWQPSQSGRTTPNLNPADRDDVVGAFPLSTEHDAQAAVAAAQAAFAGWRATPISTRARVLTAAAAWLDANVDRIAQGLTREEGKTLAQSKMEVGRSAQTLRFYAVEGQTYTGETFPQDDAQQLVYTQREPLGVVSVIAPWNFPISIPARKIAPALITGNTVVFKPSSDTPLTGYYLCEAFAQAGIPAGVLNLVHGRAREVGPTLVQSPQVRAISFTGSTQAGEDICRQARMSTRTQMELGGKNPLIVMEDADLDLAVKLVVQGGFSLSGQACTGTSRVLVHRQVKEEFTRRLVEKVSVLTVGNGLNGNPDLGPIATESQLESILDYVAIGKQEATHLLGGERLTEGEYARGLFMRPALFTDVTQQMRIAREEIFGPVIALLEIDSYEQALAMANDTEYGLSAAIVTRSAEYAHRFANDIEAGTVKINRTTTGNLINAPFGGLKQSSTSTFRESGRAGLEFYTQIKTVYRGI from the coding sequence GTGGACAATCTCAAGGACGTCGTTTTCGACAATTACATTAATGGGCAATGGCAGCCCAGCCAGAGCGGGCGCACGACGCCTAATTTGAATCCGGCCGATCGGGATGATGTCGTGGGGGCGTTCCCGCTGTCCACGGAACACGATGCGCAGGCCGCGGTTGCGGCAGCGCAAGCTGCTTTTGCGGGATGGCGAGCAACGCCGATTTCCACCCGGGCCCGTGTGCTGACTGCAGCGGCAGCCTGGCTTGATGCCAATGTGGACCGTATCGCTCAGGGTCTGACGCGGGAAGAGGGCAAAACGCTGGCGCAAAGCAAGATGGAAGTCGGACGCTCGGCCCAGACCCTGCGTTTTTATGCGGTTGAAGGCCAGACCTATACCGGCGAGACCTTTCCGCAGGATGATGCGCAGCAACTGGTGTATACCCAGCGCGAGCCCTTGGGCGTGGTGTCCGTGATTGCGCCATGGAATTTTCCGATTTCCATTCCGGCACGCAAAATTGCGCCTGCCTTGATTACTGGCAATACCGTCGTGTTCAAACCTTCGTCGGATACACCGTTGACGGGTTATTACCTGTGCGAGGCCTTTGCTCAGGCAGGGATTCCGGCTGGTGTGCTGAATCTGGTGCATGGCCGGGCCAGGGAAGTCGGGCCCACGCTGGTGCAATCTCCTCAGGTACGCGCCATTTCGTTTACTGGCTCGACCCAGGCGGGTGAAGACATTTGCCGCCAAGCACGCATGAGTACTCGCACCCAGATGGAGCTGGGTGGCAAAAACCCCTTGATTGTCATGGAAGACGCCGACCTGGATCTGGCCGTCAAGCTGGTGGTTCAAGGTGGGTTTTCGCTAAGTGGTCAGGCCTGCACGGGCACCAGCCGTGTACTGGTGCATCGTCAGGTCAAAGAAGAGTTCACGCGGCGCTTGGTAGAGAAAGTTAGCGTCTTGACTGTGGGTAACGGCTTGAATGGCAACCCCGATCTGGGCCCCATTGCCACCGAAAGCCAGTTGGAAAGCATTCTGGACTATGTGGCCATCGGCAAGCAGGAAGCCACCCATTTGCTGGGCGGCGAACGCTTGACCGAAGGTGAATATGCACGTGGCTTGTTCATGCGGCCGGCTTTGTTTACAGACGTAACCCAGCAGATGCGTATTGCTCGCGAAGAAATTTTTGGTCCGGTGATTGCCTTGCTGGAAATCGACTCCTACGAGCAGGCACTGGCCATGGCCAATGACACCGAATACGGCTTGTCCGCCGCCATTGTGACGCGCAGTGCTGAATATGCGCATCGCTTCGCCAATGACATTGAGGCCGGCACGGTCAAGATCAATCGCACGACAACCGGCAATTTGATCAATGCTCCTTTTGGTGGACTGAAACAGTCCAGCACCTCCACCTTCCGTGAGTCGGGTCGGGCGGGCCTGGAGTTCTATACCCAGATCAAGACCGTGTATCGCGGTATCTGA
- a CDS encoding Nif3-like dinuclear metal center hexameric protein — MAYVADLLDALNVITGGRMVSCMDEVKCGHHPFVIWKSSGIYGKEVLEIPGLIHGDPNKEVRKVAVCMTMSELSIELAGATGVDAIVAHHPIADAASCGGVTLKDYLDLYGVAALECHEAFHGLHPGIAYLHGHKVAKSDIAYGGIHGNVMFVGEPLQGVNTLGDMLDRLDGFMGLDLEDQVLQAERRIKDNENILETSTLTRGAIRLGERSSPVSRILHIFPHTGFSPEHLHQAVAENPGVDTVLASISRVYDGHALIECARELGLNFLVGNSHVLEILENGLPLAYALSALLDGVEVVMFRDRVTSTPVHQVGGVRLREYAQHFSTAHLMGKNVLSFQ, encoded by the coding sequence ATGGCCTATGTAGCCGATTTGCTGGATGCGTTGAACGTCATTACGGGGGGACGCATGGTGTCCTGTATGGATGAGGTCAAGTGTGGCCATCATCCTTTCGTGATCTGGAAGTCCTCTGGGATTTACGGTAAGGAAGTGCTGGAAATTCCAGGGCTGATTCATGGAGATCCCAACAAGGAAGTGCGCAAGGTGGCCGTGTGTATGACCATGTCCGAACTGAGTATTGAGTTGGCTGGCGCGACCGGGGTGGATGCCATTGTGGCACACCACCCCATTGCCGATGCCGCCAGTTGTGGGGGCGTGACCCTGAAGGACTATCTGGATCTGTATGGGGTGGCGGCGCTGGAGTGTCATGAGGCATTTCATGGCTTGCATCCGGGCATTGCGTATCTGCATGGCCACAAAGTGGCTAAAAGTGATATTGCCTATGGAGGTATTCATGGCAATGTAATGTTCGTGGGCGAGCCCTTGCAAGGCGTAAACACCTTGGGCGATATGCTCGATAGGCTGGATGGTTTCATGGGGTTGGATCTGGAGGATCAGGTCTTGCAGGCCGAGCGCCGCATCAAGGACAACGAGAATATTCTGGAGACCAGTACCTTGACGCGCGGTGCGATTCGACTGGGCGAACGTAGCAGCCCAGTCAGCCGTATTTTGCATATCTTTCCGCATACGGGATTCAGTCCTGAGCATCTGCACCAGGCAGTGGCTGAAAACCCTGGTGTGGATACGGTACTGGCGTCGATTAGCCGAGTCTACGACGGCCATGCCTTGATTGAATGCGCCCGTGAACTGGGACTGAATTTTCTGGTGGGTAACAGCCATGTACTGGAAATTCTGGAGAACGGACTGCCACTGGCCTATGCCTTGAGCGCCTTGCTCGATGGTGTCGAGGTGGTGATGTTCCGTGATCGGGTGACGTCTACGCCGGTGCATCAAGTGGGGGGTGTCCGCTTGCGTGAATACGCCCAGCATTTCTCGACAGCTCATCTCATGGGCAAGAACGTGCTGAGCTTTCAGTAA